One segment of Rhodopirellula baltica SH 1 DNA contains the following:
- the hisB gene encoding imidazoleglycerol-phosphate dehydratase HisB, which yields MTSSNSNSSREVSLERKTGETDIKLSVNLDGSGAGKRDSGIGFLDHMLDLLAKHALIDLTVEAKGDLHVDDHHTAEDIGIALGTAVDRALGDRAGVRRYGHFTLPMDECLVTSAVDMGGRYAFEYNAPIAASKIGTFDSELVEHFWQSFAVNAKCNLHVLLHHGSNGHHISECVFKATARAIRMAVESDPRSDAIPSTKGVL from the coding sequence ATGACCTCTTCCAATTCTAACTCGTCACGTGAAGTCAGCCTCGAACGCAAAACCGGCGAGACGGATATCAAGCTGTCGGTCAACCTGGATGGCAGTGGCGCAGGTAAACGCGACTCGGGAATTGGATTCCTCGACCACATGCTGGACCTGCTGGCAAAGCATGCCCTGATTGACCTGACCGTGGAAGCCAAAGGCGACTTGCACGTCGACGATCACCACACGGCCGAAGACATCGGCATCGCTTTGGGCACTGCCGTCGATCGGGCTCTCGGTGATCGCGCAGGTGTTCGTCGCTACGGTCACTTCACGTTGCCGATGGATGAGTGTCTGGTCACGTCGGCCGTCGACATGGGCGGACGCTATGCGTTTGAATACAACGCTCCCATCGCGGCATCCAAGATCGGGACGTTCGATAGCGAACTGGTGGAACACTTTTGGCAATCGTTCGCCGTCAATGCAAAGTGCAATCTGCACGTTCTATTGCATCACGGCAGCAACGGGCACCACATCAGCGAATGCGTCTTCAAAGCCACCGCGAGGGCGATCCGCATGGCCGTTGAAAGCGATCCACGCAGTGATGCGATTCCAAGCACCAAAGGTGTGCTGTAG
- the hisC gene encoding histidinol-phosphate transaminase, translating to MQYRPALSKMKPYVPGEQPPPGKFIKLNTNENPYPPPAPVVSAIQSAATGPLNRYPDPMATSFRRAAANALGLPGPEWVLAGNGSDEILTLLVRGFVGEGESLRLPYPSYILYRTLADIQGANWEQVPFNDPWELPQSFGENREDLKLVLLPNPNSPSGTIVSKPQIAELSNSLNCPLVVDEAYADFAEENCLDLVQSDENIFVTRTLSKSYGLAGIRFGFLVAQPHVIAELTKIKDSYNCDAISIAAATAAMGCQEWLADVVAKMNVTRDRTTDRLRALGFDVTPSHANFVWCRHPEGKHAEIHQYLKQSQILIRYMDFPDWGDGLRISVGTDDQIDACMLMIERAMQSLNISLPARADST from the coding sequence TTGCAATACCGTCCCGCGCTTTCCAAGATGAAACCGTACGTTCCGGGGGAACAACCTCCGCCGGGCAAATTCATCAAGCTCAACACGAACGAGAATCCCTACCCGCCTCCGGCTCCGGTCGTTTCCGCGATCCAATCCGCCGCGACCGGACCGCTGAATCGCTATCCCGACCCGATGGCAACTTCTTTCCGAAGAGCCGCCGCGAACGCTCTGGGATTGCCCGGACCGGAATGGGTTCTTGCCGGCAACGGCAGCGACGAAATCCTGACGCTGCTCGTTCGCGGTTTTGTGGGCGAGGGAGAATCGCTGCGTCTGCCTTACCCCAGCTACATCCTGTATCGAACTTTGGCTGACATCCAAGGTGCGAATTGGGAACAAGTTCCCTTCAACGATCCTTGGGAACTGCCGCAATCGTTTGGCGAAAATCGAGAGGATCTAAAACTGGTACTGCTCCCCAACCCGAACAGCCCCAGCGGAACGATCGTTTCCAAGCCTCAGATCGCTGAACTTTCCAATTCACTGAACTGCCCATTGGTCGTCGATGAAGCCTACGCGGACTTCGCCGAAGAAAACTGTCTCGACCTGGTTCAATCCGACGAAAACATCTTCGTCACTCGAACGCTCAGCAAGTCATACGGACTGGCTGGCATTCGCTTCGGCTTTTTGGTCGCACAGCCACATGTGATCGCTGAGCTGACGAAAATCAAGGACAGCTACAACTGTGATGCGATTTCGATCGCCGCCGCAACCGCTGCGATGGGCTGCCAAGAATGGCTGGCCGATGTCGTCGCCAAGATGAACGTCACCCGCGATCGAACGACCGATCGCTTGCGAGCACTCGGGTTCGACGTGACACCATCGCATGCAAATTTCGTGTGGTGCCGTCACCCCGAAGGAAAACACGCGGAAATTCACCAGTACCTCAAACAAAGCCAGATCCTGATCCGATACATGGACTTTCCGGATTGGGGCGACGGATTGCGGATCAGCGTCGGTACAGATGACCAAATCGATGCTTGCATGCTGATGATCGAACGTGCGATGCAGTCACTCAACATTTCCCTTCCCGCTCGAGCGGACTCAACATGA
- a CDS encoding glycosyltransferase family 2 protein — MNELNASSDVVSDESQTHSDPASSGVDSAIDPGYWFSDEYVTRMQQTIGPDACRALSIYPLPKAFCLSVIVPVYNECSTVQSVLNTLRNTGLPMQIIVVDDGSNDGSGEALKKFQDEHQVTLIRHPKNRGKGAAIRTAIEVAQGDVIVIQDADSEYDPGDFRVMLQPLLAGEADVVYGTRYGHCDRQVSPWWHQAVNGFLSWLASVAIGPRLSDVETCYKMARREDFLDILPKLKENRFGIEIELTARWARKNLRFTERPIRYHHRWYDEGKKIGWRDGVAALGCIFRYGLLRR, encoded by the coding sequence GTGAACGAATTGAACGCGTCTTCCGATGTTGTGTCGGACGAATCTCAAACGCATTCGGATCCCGCATCATCGGGCGTCGATTCAGCCATTGATCCGGGTTACTGGTTCAGCGACGAGTACGTCACGCGAATGCAGCAGACGATTGGTCCGGATGCGTGTCGTGCACTTTCGATCTATCCACTGCCAAAAGCGTTTTGTTTGTCAGTGATTGTGCCGGTCTACAACGAGTGTTCGACCGTCCAATCAGTGCTCAATACGCTACGCAACACGGGACTGCCGATGCAGATCATCGTGGTCGATGACGGATCAAACGATGGATCAGGGGAAGCCCTTAAAAAGTTTCAGGATGAACATCAGGTCACATTGATTCGCCATCCCAAAAATCGCGGCAAGGGTGCGGCTATACGCACCGCCATCGAAGTCGCACAGGGCGACGTCATTGTCATTCAAGATGCCGATAGCGAGTACGATCCAGGTGACTTTCGCGTGATGCTGCAACCGCTTTTGGCGGGCGAAGCGGACGTGGTTTACGGTACTCGATATGGCCATTGCGATCGTCAGGTTTCTCCGTGGTGGCACCAAGCCGTCAACGGCTTTTTGTCTTGGTTGGCCAGCGTTGCGATTGGTCCACGATTGAGTGACGTGGAGACGTGCTACAAGATGGCTCGCCGCGAAGATTTCTTGGACATTTTGCCGAAGCTGAAAGAAAACCGGTTCGGTATCGAGATCGAACTGACTGCGCGTTGGGCTCGGAAGAATTTGCGTTTCACAGAACGGCCCATTCGTTACCACCATCGTTGGTACGACGAAGGCAAGAAGATCGGCTGGCGTGACGGTGTCGCCGCACTCGGGTGCATCTTCCGCTACGGATTGCTTCGCCGTTGA
- the tsaE gene encoding tRNA (adenosine(37)-N6)-threonylcarbamoyltransferase complex ATPase subunit type 1 TsaE gives MNLVTLDQVDLKTLARLADAFVREPIAFPVCFAVTGTLGAGKTRWTQELARAMGLNSSEVTSPTFTLLRTYHAEEHTLHHVDAYRVGDEDEWWELGLEECYQEPGAWTVVEWADRFADAMPPEAVWMQIEILADSPDAGTREIQLHCADPERWQWVQHVLKRLQAAS, from the coding sequence TTGAATTTGGTCACACTCGACCAAGTTGATTTGAAAACACTCGCTCGGCTCGCGGACGCTTTTGTTCGCGAGCCGATTGCGTTCCCGGTCTGCTTTGCCGTTACCGGAACACTTGGGGCTGGCAAGACGCGATGGACACAAGAGCTCGCCAGAGCCATGGGGCTGAACTCGTCCGAAGTGACCAGTCCCACCTTCACTTTGCTTCGAACCTACCACGCGGAAGAACACACGTTGCATCATGTGGATGCGTATCGCGTTGGTGATGAAGACGAATGGTGGGAGCTGGGATTGGAAGAGTGTTACCAAGAGCCCGGTGCATGGACCGTCGTCGAATGGGCGGACCGTTTTGCTGATGCGATGCCGCCCGAAGCGGTTTGGATGCAGATCGAAATTCTCGCTGACTCACCCGATGCTGGGACTCGCGAGATTCAACTCCATTGTGCTGATCCAGAGCGTTGGCAATGGGTCCAGCATGTTCTGAAGCGTCTTCAAGCAGCTTCATAA
- a CDS encoding NfeD family protein: MTTTKSNAMLGASGTDPIAMMRSVFAFVVVAVAFTQCVPAIAQSDVGSGKRRGVLIEFKEDINPLSGALLKRKFEAAVESDADVIILDIQSPGGFTSVTFELMDMVLEAKDVETVAYIEKDAISGAALLALSTDTILMRPDARMGDAGEIVMGEDGAFRYTPAKSRSVLAQKVRDTAEATGRPLALAEKMTDKDMVVYQATNKESGEKRYLSDKDLASREDADQWELSPPIREAGKEMFFTVNGRRGVELGMVDQTIESRDDLAKVLNLQEPIVEMERSWTDTLVFLLNSQFVTFLLLLIGLVALAIELSAPGIGIGGLTSVLCFGLFFWARFLGGTSGWLEVVLFLMGILFIAAEVFVIPGFGVAGISGLALSLGALVMASRRFALPENEIQWTSLATDMMTVMGAFLGFLVCLAVMAKYLGDIPGLSRLTLRPQVMVAADGGASATLVSGPAWQRVEVGDTGSAMSPLRPSGKVQFGDDAVDVVTEGDYIDPGTEVRVVGKQGARVTVRKV, translated from the coding sequence ATGACCACAACGAAATCAAACGCAATGCTCGGGGCCTCCGGCACTGATCCGATCGCAATGATGAGGTCGGTATTCGCCTTCGTTGTGGTGGCGGTCGCATTCACTCAGTGCGTGCCGGCAATTGCGCAGTCGGATGTTGGATCAGGAAAGCGTCGTGGCGTGCTGATTGAGTTCAAAGAGGACATCAATCCATTGAGCGGTGCGTTGTTGAAACGCAAGTTCGAAGCCGCCGTTGAGTCAGACGCCGATGTGATCATCCTTGATATTCAATCGCCGGGTGGGTTTACCTCGGTGACCTTTGAGTTGATGGACATGGTGTTGGAGGCCAAGGATGTCGAAACGGTGGCTTATATCGAAAAGGATGCCATCAGCGGTGCCGCTTTGCTTGCGTTGTCAACCGACACAATTTTGATGCGACCTGATGCGCGGATGGGTGACGCGGGTGAAATCGTCATGGGAGAAGACGGGGCGTTTCGATACACACCGGCGAAGAGTCGCAGTGTGTTAGCTCAAAAAGTTCGCGACACAGCCGAAGCCACTGGACGCCCGCTCGCTTTGGCGGAGAAGATGACGGACAAGGACATGGTTGTTTACCAGGCGACCAACAAAGAATCGGGCGAGAAGCGTTATCTGTCCGACAAGGACTTGGCGTCACGAGAGGATGCCGATCAATGGGAACTGAGCCCACCTATCCGTGAGGCTGGCAAAGAGATGTTCTTCACGGTCAACGGTCGACGAGGAGTCGAACTGGGGATGGTTGATCAAACCATCGAGAGCCGAGATGACTTGGCGAAGGTGCTGAATCTACAAGAGCCAATTGTCGAGATGGAGCGAAGTTGGACGGACACGTTGGTGTTCTTGCTCAACAGTCAGTTTGTCACGTTCTTGCTGCTGTTGATTGGGTTGGTTGCACTCGCGATTGAGTTGTCTGCGCCGGGCATTGGCATTGGTGGTTTGACCAGTGTGCTGTGTTTTGGGTTGTTCTTCTGGGCCCGTTTCCTGGGAGGGACATCGGGATGGTTGGAAGTGGTTTTGTTTCTGATGGGGATTCTTTTCATCGCGGCAGAGGTCTTTGTGATCCCCGGTTTCGGCGTTGCCGGGATCAGTGGATTGGCACTGTCGCTGGGCGCATTGGTGATGGCCTCACGACGATTTGCATTGCCTGAAAACGAAATCCAGTGGACCTCGCTGGCGACCGACATGATGACGGTGATGGGAGCGTTCCTCGGATTTTTGGTTTGTTTGGCCGTCATGGCGAAGTATCTCGGGGACATACCCGGTTTGAGCCGATTGACCTTGCGCCCACAAGTCATGGTGGCCGCCGATGGTGGTGCCAGCGCGACGCTTGTCAGCGGACCGGCATGGCAGCGAGTTGAAGTCGGTGATACGGGATCGGCGATGTCACCTCTGCGACCGAGCGGCAAGGTGCAGTTCGGCGATGATGCTGTCGATGTCGTCACCGAGGGAGACTACATCGATCCGGGAACCGAGGTTCGCGTGGTCGGCAAGCAAGGAGCCCGAGTCACGGTTCGGAAAGTTTGA
- the mdh gene encoding malate dehydrogenase: protein MRRAKITIVGAGNVGATCAHWCAAAELGDVVLLDIPRTEDMPRGKALDLMQASPIMGFDSNIVGTTDYADTADSDVIVVTAGLPRKPGMSRDDLLATNAKIVTSVAEEIKATSPNAVIIVVSNPLDAMVQQMFKVTGFEPAKVIGQAGVLDTARYRTFLAMELGVSVEDISALLMGGHGDTMVPVPSCTSVGGIPVTQLISKERLDEIVDRTRKGGAEIVSLLKTGSAYYAPAAACAQMVEAIVKDKKRVIPVAAYCDSEYGVGGYYVGVPVVLGSGGVERIIELSLTDEETKAFQNSVDAVKSLVSTMDGLLAE, encoded by the coding sequence ATGCGTCGCGCAAAGATCACCATTGTCGGAGCCGGAAATGTTGGTGCCACCTGTGCTCACTGGTGTGCGGCCGCAGAACTCGGCGATGTTGTCCTGCTGGACATTCCCCGAACCGAAGACATGCCTCGCGGCAAGGCACTGGACCTAATGCAAGCCTCGCCAATCATGGGGTTTGACTCGAACATCGTCGGTACCACCGACTACGCCGACACGGCCGACAGTGATGTGATCGTCGTCACCGCTGGATTGCCACGCAAACCTGGCATGAGCCGCGACGACTTGCTGGCCACCAACGCGAAAATTGTGACCAGCGTTGCGGAAGAAATCAAAGCCACCAGCCCTAACGCTGTGATCATTGTTGTCAGCAATCCGCTCGACGCGATGGTTCAGCAGATGTTCAAAGTCACCGGCTTCGAACCTGCCAAAGTCATCGGCCAAGCCGGCGTTTTGGACACCGCTCGCTACCGCACATTCCTGGCAATGGAATTGGGCGTCAGTGTCGAAGACATCAGCGCTTTGTTGATGGGCGGACACGGCGACACGATGGTGCCTGTCCCAAGCTGCACCAGCGTTGGCGGCATCCCTGTCACCCAACTGATCTCCAAGGAACGCTTGGACGAAATCGTTGACCGGACTCGCAAGGGCGGAGCCGAAATCGTTTCGCTGCTGAAGACCGGCAGCGCTTACTATGCTCCCGCTGCGGCTTGTGCCCAAATGGTCGAAGCGATCGTCAAAGACAAAAAGCGAGTCATCCCTGTCGCCGCATACTGCGATTCCGAATACGGCGTCGGCGGTTACTACGTCGGCGTCCCTGTTGTCCTGGGCAGCGGCGGTGTAGAACGCATCATCGAATTGTCGCTGACCGACGAAGAAACCAAGGCGTTCCAGAACAGCGTCGACGCGGTCAAATCGCTCGTTTCGACCATGGACGGGCTGCTCGCGGAGTGA
- a CDS encoding TrkH family potassium uptake protein yields the protein MGNKVGIAAVGNESGHLSTAAIATVSQLVEKASSLNFPLLFRFLGTICLLIGGSMAFSLPFAFPSVADRTHLPPATEFESAAASGLLASMAICFFVGAFFRFLGRGHRGGGELYQKEAMAIVGLSWVSATVLGALPYYLSGTMIAEGSPITFIEAMFESQSGFSTTGATVLTDLETPELVPHCILFWRSWTHFLGGLGIVVLFVAILGQGSAGKAMMRAEMPGPTKDGSMPRMQHTALVFAAIYVGLNMLLTFIYMFEGMSSFDALCHAFGTMATGGFSTYNRSLGGFDSPLIEYTTVLFMILAGTNFTLLYLMLLDIPRRPLTAARRLFQDVEFRTYGLVIAVVTLGVVIFGLRAEDEGFGTLAKGVQNGLFQVVSVITTTGYGTADFDEWNNFGRGILLLLMFVGGCAGSTGGGMKVIRHVLFYKILRLEIERAHRPRVVRPLRVSGVAVDDPQLAHNILLYFCMVLAIFVMSWLALITFEPNSTWGVVMTDTPPEEVIEESAKAGKSGEDIVVVDHSQAGKKLLHGTLDEKLLDSASAVAATLNNIGPGLGVVGATRNYAGFSQGAKLLFVWLMMLGRVEIFSVLLLFVPSFWRRV from the coding sequence TTGGGTAACAAGGTCGGAATTGCCGCGGTCGGCAATGAATCAGGTCACTTGTCGACCGCTGCCATCGCCACCGTTTCACAACTCGTCGAGAAGGCGTCGTCGTTGAATTTCCCTTTGTTGTTTCGTTTTTTGGGAACGATCTGCCTGTTGATTGGCGGATCGATGGCGTTCAGCTTGCCATTTGCATTTCCAAGCGTTGCCGACCGAACGCATTTGCCTCCCGCGACGGAATTTGAATCCGCAGCGGCGAGCGGATTGCTGGCGAGCATGGCGATTTGCTTCTTCGTCGGAGCTTTCTTCCGGTTTCTCGGCCGCGGTCATCGTGGAGGAGGCGAGCTGTATCAGAAAGAGGCGATGGCGATCGTTGGGCTTTCGTGGGTCAGTGCCACGGTGCTGGGGGCCCTGCCCTATTACTTGAGCGGCACGATGATCGCGGAGGGCTCTCCGATCACGTTCATCGAAGCGATGTTTGAATCGCAGTCTGGTTTCAGCACGACGGGCGCGACGGTGCTGACCGATTTGGAAACGCCCGAATTGGTCCCGCACTGCATTTTGTTCTGGCGGTCCTGGACGCACTTTTTGGGAGGGTTGGGGATCGTCGTTTTGTTTGTGGCGATCCTGGGACAAGGCTCGGCTGGCAAAGCGATGATGCGAGCTGAAATGCCCGGTCCCACGAAAGATGGCAGCATGCCTCGAATGCAGCACACCGCATTGGTGTTTGCTGCGATCTACGTTGGGTTGAACATGTTGTTGACGTTCATCTACATGTTTGAAGGGATGAGTTCGTTCGATGCGCTCTGTCATGCCTTTGGGACGATGGCGACCGGCGGTTTCAGTACATACAACCGATCACTGGGTGGATTCGACAGCCCGTTGATCGAATACACGACTGTGCTGTTCATGATCCTGGCAGGGACTAACTTCACGCTGCTGTATCTGATGTTGTTGGACATTCCGCGGCGACCGCTGACGGCCGCCCGCCGATTGTTTCAGGATGTCGAATTTCGAACGTACGGCTTGGTGATCGCGGTGGTCACATTGGGCGTTGTGATATTCGGATTGCGTGCGGAAGACGAGGGGTTTGGGACGCTCGCGAAAGGCGTTCAAAATGGATTGTTCCAAGTGGTGTCGGTCATCACGACGACCGGTTACGGGACGGCTGACTTCGACGAGTGGAACAACTTTGGCCGCGGGATTCTGTTGTTGTTGATGTTCGTCGGCGGTTGTGCTGGGAGCACCGGCGGGGGAATGAAGGTCATTCGTCACGTTTTGTTCTACAAAATCCTGAGATTGGAAATTGAGCGCGCCCACCGTCCGCGTGTTGTTCGGCCATTGAGGGTGAGCGGTGTTGCGGTCGATGACCCTCAATTGGCCCACAATATCTTGTTGTATTTTTGCATGGTGTTGGCCATTTTCGTGATGTCTTGGTTGGCGTTGATCACGTTTGAACCCAACTCCACGTGGGGTGTCGTGATGACTGACACGCCGCCCGAAGAAGTGATCGAGGAATCTGCCAAGGCGGGGAAATCGGGCGAGGATATCGTGGTGGTGGATCATTCCCAGGCCGGCAAGAAGTTGTTGCACGGTACTTTGGACGAGAAGTTGCTCGACTCCGCGAGCGCCGTCGCGGCAACGTTGAACAACATCGGACCTGGTTTAGGTGTCGTGGGTGCCACGCGGAACTACGCGGGGTTCAGCCAAGGTGCCAAGTTGTTGTTTGTATGGCTGATGATGTTGGGACGAGTCGAAATCTTCAGCGTGCTATTGCTATTTGTTCCGTCGTTTTGGCGAAGGGTGTGA
- a CDS encoding ATP-binding cassette domain-containing protein, giving the protein MIHVQHLTKAYEDLRRGRFLAVDHISFCVQPGEIFGLLGPNGAGKTTVLRILSTVLRPSSGIATIDGYDVSHEPAEVRRRIGFVSNNTAIYDRMTAWEMVGYFGRLHGMQRDELNDRLEKLFSQLRMNEFRDVPGSKMSTGMQQKVSIARALVHDPPVLIFDEATLGLDVLVARNLLEVIRELREAGKCLIFSTHIMSEVERLCDRIAIMHRGRILDSGTLNELVDRHEEENFEELFFSLLSEHETAETNEQNLASGNYQPPTETLATTEVVQ; this is encoded by the coding sequence ATGATTCATGTCCAACACCTGACGAAGGCCTACGAAGATCTTCGCCGGGGACGTTTCTTGGCCGTTGACCACATCTCGTTTTGTGTCCAACCCGGGGAAATCTTTGGACTGCTTGGCCCCAACGGTGCCGGCAAGACAACCGTATTGAGAATTTTGTCGACGGTGCTGCGTCCCAGTTCGGGCATTGCAACGATCGATGGCTACGACGTCTCACACGAACCCGCCGAAGTTCGTCGCCGCATCGGATTCGTCAGCAACAACACCGCGATCTACGACCGAATGACCGCCTGGGAAATGGTGGGCTACTTCGGTCGACTTCATGGCATGCAGCGTGACGAACTGAACGATCGCCTCGAAAAGCTATTCAGCCAGCTTCGCATGAACGAATTCCGTGACGTGCCGGGCAGCAAAATGTCGACCGGCATGCAGCAAAAAGTATCCATCGCACGAGCCCTGGTGCATGACCCGCCGGTGCTGATCTTTGACGAAGCAACTCTTGGACTCGACGTGCTGGTCGCCCGCAACCTGCTCGAAGTGATTCGCGAATTGCGTGAAGCGGGCAAGTGCCTGATCTTCTCCACTCACATCATGAGTGAGGTGGAACGGTTGTGCGACCGAATCGCGATCATGCACCGCGGTCGAATCCTGGACTCCGGCACCCTGAACGAACTGGTGGACCGCCACGAAGAAGAAAACTTCGAAGAGCTGTTCTTCTCACTGCTCAGCGAACACGAAACAGCGGAAACCAACGAACAAAACCTGGCATCGGGCAACTATCAACCACCAACTGAAACGCTCGCCACCACGGAGGTTGTTCAATGA
- a CDS encoding ABC transporter permease subunit/CPBP intramembrane protease produces MSESSKQKRERAARVNRPRLETIGLIYAREMRDQLRDRRTLFTIIVLPILLYPIVGMLLLQIAQFTQQHPISVCVIGMEHVQSAATGDIPPLLVEKEIEEESDAPTKALPEYRFADAVSEDVRNVNVTTYRTSELERTGDLSQRSETWVRDGIYDCVICFETPLSGANPMHPNEQGTIGLFYNVASDQSLVARERMASILNRWRGTWVRNRLSSAGMELSVLDPFQVRDVDIAPERTREAAFWSKLLPFIMLIWAMTGAFYPAIDLVAGEKERGTLETLLCSPTLRSEIVWGKLGAVMSFSMMTAILNACSMLVTSTFVFNQIAIGPAGGSMGTPPLIPMLWLFVALIPLSALFSALALAVAAMARSSKEGQYYLMPLMMLTLPLVLLPMLPGTTLSLGTSLIPVTGMFLLVRTLVEGHMFEALTYVPTVALVTGICLWMAVQWARRQFESESVLFGDGDQWELGAWFRHLWRDRQLAATPTVAFGCGAVVLVGLFFGKLAVTEMPTTFAGIATLVLIPQLGLILAPTLLMSIMLTTSLRTSLRLSLPSWRTWPVIGVLCVMLHPLYIQLAGWISTMYPLSDQAAEAMLPFTQQIASAPGTSVILLMAFVPAICEEITFRGFIFGGLVRGGHPLRAVLVTAIMFGISHGVLQQSISATFMGLLLGWIALRTGSVLPGIAIHFSNNALSVSLQRVAELDLPVLNELILNTANGPAYHPYWTACCFIVSAACLGGIYRITQDVDSINSNDALADRVILGGNATDPSLKRLTPATQ; encoded by the coding sequence ATGAGCGAATCATCCAAACAAAAACGAGAACGCGCCGCGCGAGTCAACCGACCGCGACTGGAAACCATTGGACTGATCTACGCACGCGAGATGCGAGATCAACTGCGAGACCGTCGAACATTGTTCACGATCATCGTCCTTCCAATTCTGCTGTATCCAATCGTTGGGATGCTGCTCCTTCAGATCGCTCAGTTCACTCAACAGCATCCGATCTCGGTGTGTGTGATCGGGATGGAACATGTTCAGTCGGCAGCGACTGGAGACATCCCTCCGCTGCTCGTTGAGAAAGAGATTGAAGAGGAGTCGGACGCACCGACGAAGGCATTGCCCGAATATCGATTCGCCGATGCCGTGTCCGAAGATGTTCGCAACGTAAACGTGACGACGTATCGAACCAGCGAACTCGAACGCACCGGTGACCTCAGCCAGCGAAGTGAAACGTGGGTTCGCGATGGCATCTACGACTGTGTGATCTGCTTCGAGACGCCGCTGTCGGGCGCCAACCCGATGCACCCAAATGAACAAGGCACTATTGGACTCTTCTACAACGTTGCTTCCGATCAATCCTTGGTTGCCCGAGAACGCATGGCATCGATCCTGAATCGCTGGCGAGGAACCTGGGTTCGCAATCGATTGTCTTCGGCGGGAATGGAACTGTCTGTCCTGGACCCGTTTCAAGTCCGTGATGTCGACATCGCACCTGAACGCACTCGTGAAGCCGCTTTCTGGAGCAAACTCCTTCCGTTCATCATGTTGATTTGGGCGATGACCGGCGCGTTTTATCCCGCGATCGATTTGGTCGCAGGCGAGAAAGAACGCGGCACCTTAGAAACACTGCTCTGCAGTCCCACTCTGCGAAGCGAAATCGTTTGGGGCAAGCTCGGTGCTGTCATGTCGTTCAGCATGATGACCGCAATCTTGAACGCCTGTTCGATGTTGGTCACCAGCACGTTCGTCTTCAATCAAATCGCGATCGGCCCCGCTGGTGGATCGATGGGAACGCCACCGTTGATTCCAATGCTTTGGCTCTTCGTTGCTCTCATTCCTTTATCCGCATTGTTCAGTGCATTGGCTCTCGCGGTCGCCGCGATGGCTCGCAGCAGCAAAGAAGGGCAGTATTACTTGATGCCTTTGATGATGCTCACGTTGCCGCTCGTGCTGCTTCCCATGTTGCCGGGAACCACCTTGAGTCTTGGCACCAGCCTGATCCCAGTCACCGGCATGTTCTTGCTGGTTCGAACATTGGTCGAAGGACACATGTTCGAAGCATTGACCTATGTTCCAACGGTTGCGTTGGTCACCGGCATCTGTTTGTGGATGGCTGTCCAATGGGCGCGACGACAATTCGAATCCGAGTCGGTTCTGTTCGGCGATGGCGACCAATGGGAACTGGGTGCGTGGTTCCGACACCTTTGGCGCGACCGTCAATTGGCGGCCACACCCACCGTCGCTTTTGGCTGCGGTGCCGTGGTCTTGGTTGGTTTGTTCTTCGGCAAACTAGCCGTGACCGAGATGCCGACCACATTTGCTGGCATCGCAACGCTGGTCCTGATCCCACAACTTGGATTGATCTTGGCACCAACCTTATTGATGTCGATCATGCTGACTACGTCGCTCCGCACCAGTTTGCGACTCAGCCTACCTAGCTGGCGAACTTGGCCAGTCATCGGCGTGCTTTGCGTCATGCTTCATCCGCTGTACATCCAGCTGGCCGGATGGATCAGCACGATGTATCCACTTAGCGATCAAGCCGCCGAGGCAATGCTTCCGTTCACGCAACAAATTGCATCGGCCCCAGGGACATCCGTGATTTTGCTGATGGCGTTTGTCCCGGCGATTTGCGAAGAGATTACTTTCCGCGGATTCATCTTTGGCGGACTCGTTCGTGGCGGCCATCCACTGCGAGCCGTGTTGGTCACCGCGATCATGTTTGGTATCTCGCACGGCGTGCTTCAACAATCGATCTCGGCAACCTTCATGGGTTTGCTGCTCGGTTGGATCGCTCTTCGAACCGGAAGCGTTTTGCCAGGCATTGCGATTCACTTTTCCAACAACGCACTATCAGTCTCACTTCAACGCGTCGCGGAACTGGATCTGCCGGTTTTGAACGAACTGATTCTGAACACCGCCAATGGACCGGCGTACCATCCTTACTGGACCGCATGTTGTTTCATCGTGTCGGCGGCTTGCCTGGGTGGGATCTATCGGATCACGCAAGACGTGGATTCGATCAACAGCAACGACGCACTGGCCGATCGCGTGATCCTCGGTGGCAATGCAACTGACCCATCGTTGAAACGTTTGACACCGGCAACACAATGA